A genomic window from Gemmatimonadota bacterium includes:
- the gltX gene encoding glutamate--tRNA ligase encodes MAMRLRFAPSPTGYLHVGGARTALFNWLLARAQGGVFILRVEDTDRERSTEAATQAILDGMQWLDLSWDEGPFFQSRGLERHRQEAHRLLERGLAYRDFSTPDEIEADRKALKLGERRPYRTRADALGADLERERLDAGAPFAIRFRVPDGETVWDDLVHGEMRFANADIEDLVVLRADGTPTYNLAVVSDDADMRITHVIRGDDHLSNTPKQILLYDALGYDLPRFGHVPLILGTDGKRLSKRHGATAVGDYRVQGILPETMVNFLALLGWNPGDEQEVMTRDELVQRFSMERVLKKSAVFDPEKLAWLNGQHLARRSAESLLELVRDEADRRGQRALLDGEAHTNLIVLVEMMKVRARTIPELFERMEPLLLDAPTYDPQAVRQHWKHAADARARLLAAAERFQSSAWDAASLEAALRALAEERGEGAAKLIHPLRVALTGQSASAGIFDLLVWLGPERTAARIDRALGQLPDA; translated from the coding sequence ATGGCCATGCGTCTTCGCTTCGCCCCATCACCGACGGGCTACCTGCACGTCGGCGGGGCCCGAACAGCCCTGTTCAACTGGCTGCTGGCCCGAGCCCAGGGCGGTGTGTTCATCCTGCGGGTGGAGGACACGGACCGGGAGCGCTCCACGGAGGCCGCCACCCAGGCCATCCTGGACGGCATGCAATGGCTGGACCTGTCGTGGGACGAAGGGCCCTTCTTCCAGAGCCGGGGTCTGGAGCGGCACCGCCAGGAGGCGCACCGGCTGCTGGAGCGCGGCCTGGCGTATCGGGATTTCTCCACCCCCGACGAGATCGAGGCCGACCGCAAGGCGCTGAAGCTCGGCGAGCGGCGCCCCTACCGGACGCGCGCGGACGCGCTCGGTGCGGACCTGGAGCGGGAGCGCCTGGACGCGGGCGCGCCCTTCGCCATCCGCTTCCGGGTGCCGGACGGGGAGACGGTCTGGGACGACCTGGTGCACGGCGAGATGCGCTTCGCCAACGCCGACATCGAGGATCTGGTGGTGCTGCGCGCCGACGGCACGCCCACCTACAACCTCGCCGTCGTCTCCGACGATGCCGACATGCGGATCACGCACGTCATCCGCGGCGACGACCACCTGTCCAACACGCCCAAGCAGATCCTCCTCTACGACGCGCTCGGCTACGACCTGCCGAGGTTCGGGCACGTGCCGTTGATCCTGGGCACCGACGGGAAGCGGCTGTCGAAGCGCCACGGCGCCACGGCCGTCGGCGACTACCGCGTCCAGGGGATCCTGCCGGAGACCATGGTCAACTTCCTGGCGTTGCTGGGATGGAATCCGGGGGACGAACAAGAGGTGATGACCCGGGACGAGCTCGTCCAACGCTTCAGCATGGAGAGGGTGCTGAAGAAGAGCGCGGTCTTCGATCCCGAGAAGCTGGCGTGGCTGAACGGCCAGCACCTGGCGCGCCGCTCCGCGGAGTCGTTGCTCGAGCTCGTCCGGGACGAGGCCGACCGGCGCGGGCAGCGCGCGTTGCTGGACGGGGAAGCGCACACCAACCTCATCGTTCTCGTGGAGATGATGAAGGTGCGCGCGCGCACGATCCCGGAGCTGTTCGAGCGCATGGAGCCCCTGTTGCTGGACGCGCCGACCTACGACCCGCAGGCCGTGCGCCAGCACTGGAAGCACGCGGCCGACGCGCGTGCCCGGTTGCTGGCCGCCGCGGAGCGCTTCCAGTCGAGCGCCTGGGATGCGGCCTCCCTGGAGGCCGCGCTGCGCGCGCTCGCCGAGGAGCGCGGCGAGGGCGCGGCCAAGCTGATCCATCCGCTGCGGGTGGCGCTGACCGGTCAGTCCGCCAGCGCCGGCATCTTCGACCTGTTGGTGTGGCTGGGACCGGAGCGCACGGCGGCGCGGATCGACCGGGCGCTCGGGCAGCTCCCGGACGCGTGA
- a CDS encoding S24 family peptidase has product MQNATPLSLTEIEQKILDFMVTYLRANTYQPSIREIGERFGIRSTKTVSEHLQALADKGHLERDPSRSRGVRILGVDLNPDTVSVPCYRRLPAHMDNGGGDLLEQHLTLDRRLASSESCFCARVRGDELAALGVEEGDQVLIEPGELRALPDGCTVAFEQDGVTAYGRLFQRAGHLELHSTRGSQVTTGPLDPREVRVLGRVVAMLRRFADAPTGGAATAH; this is encoded by the coding sequence ATGCAGAATGCGACCCCCCTGTCGCTGACCGAGATCGAACAGAAGATCTTGGATTTCATGGTGACGTATCTGCGCGCCAACACGTACCAGCCCTCCATCCGCGAGATCGGGGAACGCTTCGGTATCCGCAGCACCAAGACCGTCTCGGAGCACCTGCAGGCGCTGGCCGACAAGGGACACCTCGAGCGCGATCCCTCCCGCTCCCGCGGCGTCCGCATCCTCGGTGTCGACCTGAACCCCGACACGGTCTCCGTTCCCTGCTATCGCCGGTTGCCCGCGCACATGGACAACGGGGGTGGCGACCTGCTGGAACAGCACCTCACGCTCGATCGACGTCTGGCGTCCAGCGAGTCATGCTTCTGTGCGCGTGTCCGCGGAGACGAGCTGGCGGCGCTCGGCGTGGAGGAAGGCGACCAGGTGCTGATCGAGCCAGGTGAGCTCCGCGCCCTGCCCGACGGGTGCACCGTGGCCTTCGAGCAGGACGGCGTGACCGCCTACGGTCGGCTCTTCCAGCGCGCGGGACATCTCGAGCTCCACTCCACCCGCGGTTCGCAGGTCACCACCGGTCCCCTGGACCCGCGCGAGGTGCGGGTGCTGGGACGGGTGGTCGCGATGCTGCGTCGCTTCGCCGACGCTCCGACCGGCGGCGCGGCCACCGCGCACTGA
- the tadA gene encoding tRNA adenosine(34) deaminase TadA — MDERHTRWMARALEWARVGASRGEVPVGAVLVQGERLVAEAHNRTLTDADPTAHAEILVLRQGARRLGDWRLLDTTLYVTLEPCAMCAGAIVLARIPRLVYGAPDPKAGMAGSLANLVQDPRLNHRVERTTGVLGEESGALLRAFFRARRGRARD; from the coding sequence GTGGATGAGCGGCACACCCGCTGGATGGCCCGGGCGCTCGAGTGGGCACGGGTGGGCGCGAGCCGCGGGGAGGTTCCGGTCGGGGCCGTGCTGGTCCAGGGCGAGCGCCTGGTGGCGGAAGCCCACAACCGCACCCTGACCGACGCCGATCCGACCGCGCACGCCGAGATCCTCGTCCTGCGCCAGGGCGCCCGCCGCCTGGGCGACTGGCGGCTCCTGGACACCACGCTCTACGTGACCCTGGAGCCGTGCGCCATGTGCGCGGGCGCCATCGTCCTGGCGCGGATCCCGCGCCTCGTCTACGGAGCCCCCGATCCGAAGGCGGGGATGGCGGGCTCGCTCGCCAACCTGGTCCAGGATCCCCGCCTCAACCATCGCGTCGAGCGCACGACCGGTGTCCTGGGCGAGGAAAGCGGCGCGCTGCTCCGCGCCTTCTTCCGTGCGCGCCGTGGGCGCGCGCGCGACTAG
- a CDS encoding Na+/H+ antiporter NhaC family protein produces the protein MVRGALAWLLVGAWTAPTFLAGPATPLGAQEVLEPPHVILHRVPFTLRVQAGPDAAAPWEVRDAAGTVLARGTVDAGATVETPRIRLDARSSLPLRVTVAATEQVLQPRWAPGWFSLIPPLVAIVLALLLREVVSALFAGIWIGALALAGFDPLRATWRMIDTYIVPQLGAVDDGKTAIVVFSLMLGGMVGVIAKNGGTRGIVVALEGLATSVRRGKLATWLAGLAIFFDDYANTLLVGNTMRPITDRLRISREKLAYIVDSTAAPVAAIVPISTWVGYEIGLIRDGLAIAAEQQRATDPQMAAEMLAASPLGVFLHTIPYLFYPILALCFVLMTSLLNRDLGPMADAELRAARGEGLHRPGAMLAAESHEGLLEPADGTPLRWWNAAIPVLTVVLVVLGGLYTTGRASAGPDAGLRDIFSAADPFSTLLWGSLAGVLVAILLSLVQRLLTVSQAVEAWVSGVRSMMLAMVILVLAWSLGAVTEGLGTASYLAGLLENSLSLNLIPALVFVLSGAMAFATGTSWATMAVMLPLVIPLTVALGGGVGFDGGSHHTVLLSAISSVLAGAIWGDHCSPISDTTVMSSMASACDHVDHVRTQLPYALLVGGVGLVLGDLGTAYGLPVWVALPAAVGVLFAVLRIFGRPVAQAA, from the coding sequence ATGGTCCGCGGGGCCCTGGCCTGGCTCCTGGTGGGCGCCTGGACGGCCCCGACCTTCCTGGCCGGACCCGCCACGCCGCTGGGTGCGCAGGAGGTCCTCGAACCCCCTCACGTGATCCTCCACCGCGTGCCGTTCACGCTGCGGGTGCAGGCGGGCCCGGACGCCGCGGCGCCGTGGGAGGTCCGCGACGCCGCCGGCACCGTGCTGGCGCGCGGCACGGTCGACGCCGGCGCCACGGTGGAGACCCCGAGGATCCGGCTCGACGCGCGCTCGAGCCTGCCGCTCCGGGTGACGGTGGCCGCGACGGAGCAGGTGCTCCAGCCCCGGTGGGCTCCGGGCTGGTTCTCGCTGATCCCCCCGCTCGTGGCCATCGTGCTGGCCCTGCTCCTGCGCGAGGTGGTCTCCGCCCTCTTCGCCGGCATCTGGATCGGCGCCCTGGCACTCGCCGGCTTCGATCCGTTGCGCGCCACCTGGCGCATGATCGACACGTACATCGTGCCGCAGCTGGGGGCCGTCGACGACGGCAAGACGGCCATCGTGGTCTTCTCGCTGATGCTGGGCGGGATGGTGGGCGTCATCGCGAAGAACGGGGGCACCCGCGGCATCGTGGTCGCCCTGGAGGGCCTCGCCACGTCCGTGCGCCGGGGCAAGCTCGCCACATGGCTGGCGGGGCTGGCCATCTTCTTCGACGACTACGCCAACACGCTGCTGGTGGGCAACACCATGCGGCCCATCACGGACCGCCTGCGCATCTCGCGGGAGAAGCTGGCCTACATCGTGGATTCCACGGCCGCCCCGGTCGCGGCCATCGTGCCCATCTCCACCTGGGTGGGCTACGAGATCGGCCTCATCCGGGACGGGCTGGCCATCGCGGCCGAGCAGCAGCGCGCCACCGACCCGCAGATGGCGGCGGAGATGCTGGCCGCGAGCCCGCTCGGCGTCTTCCTGCACACGATCCCCTACCTGTTCTACCCGATCCTCGCGCTCTGCTTCGTGCTGATGACGTCCCTGCTCAACCGGGACCTGGGCCCGATGGCCGACGCGGAGCTGCGGGCCGCGCGCGGGGAAGGGCTCCACCGCCCCGGCGCGATGCTGGCCGCCGAGTCCCACGAGGGACTGCTGGAGCCCGCGGATGGGACACCGCTGCGCTGGTGGAACGCCGCGATCCCCGTCCTGACCGTGGTCCTCGTGGTCCTGGGCGGGCTCTACACGACGGGGCGCGCCTCGGCGGGGCCCGACGCCGGGCTCCGGGACATCTTCTCGGCGGCCGACCCCTTCTCCACCCTGCTGTGGGGGTCGCTGGCGGGGGTCCTGGTGGCCATCCTCCTGTCGCTCGTGCAGCGGCTCCTCACCGTGTCCCAGGCCGTCGAGGCCTGGGTGTCCGGCGTGCGCTCCATGATGCTGGCGATGGTCATCCTGGTGCTGGCCTGGTCCCTGGGCGCCGTCACCGAAGGGCTGGGCACGGCGTCCTACCTGGCGGGGCTGCTCGAGAACTCGCTCTCGCTCAACCTGATCCCGGCCCTCGTCTTCGTGCTGTCGGGCGCCATGGCCTTCGCGACCGGGACGTCCTGGGCCACGATGGCCGTGATGCTTCCCCTGGTGATCCCGCTCACGGTGGCGCTGGGCGGCGGGGTGGGCTTCGACGGCGGCTCCCACCACACCGTGCTGCTGTCGGCCATCTCCTCCGTGCTGGCCGGCGCCATCTGGGGGGACCACTGCTCCCCCATCTCGGACACGACGGTCATGAGCTCCATGGCCTCGGCCTGCGACCACGTCGACCACGTCCGCACCCAGCTGCCCTACGCCCTCCTGGTCGGGGGGGTGGGCCTGGTGCTGGGCGACCTGGGCACGGCCTACGGCCTCCCGGTCTGGGTGGCCCTCCCGGCGGCGGTCGGGGTGCTCTTCGCGGTGTTGCGGATCTTCGGTCGGCCGGTGGCGCAGGCGGCCTGA
- a CDS encoding aspartate carbamoyltransferase catalytic subunit, producing MKATDSILGKDLLGLAGLAAEQLSAILDVAEPFRSAAAEGARKIPLLQGTTVANLFFEPSTRTRISFEFAEKRMGADTVSLAVAASSLQKGETLVDTARNVEAMGIEVVVIRHAASGSAAFLAERIPSAVINAGDGAHEHPTQALLDLMTLREHFGRIDGLKVCLVGDVLHSRVARSNVFGLRTLGAEVAVCGPPTLVPAAFETLGARRFLRLEEAIEWADALNVLRLQQERMTAGYVPSLREYHRIFGITEERLAVAPRELLILHPGPMNRGVEIDSTVADGPHSVILRQVTNGVAVRMAVLYLLTGGDPAQAAARIGQARSA from the coding sequence GTGAAGGCCACCGACTCCATCCTCGGCAAGGATCTGCTCGGGCTGGCCGGCCTGGCCGCCGAGCAGCTCAGCGCCATCCTGGACGTGGCCGAGCCCTTCCGCTCGGCCGCCGCGGAGGGAGCGCGCAAGATCCCGCTCCTCCAGGGCACGACGGTCGCCAACCTCTTCTTCGAGCCTTCCACGCGCACCCGCATCTCCTTCGAGTTCGCGGAAAAGCGCATGGGCGCCGACACCGTCAGCCTGGCCGTGGCGGCCTCGTCGCTGCAGAAGGGCGAGACGCTGGTGGATACGGCGCGCAACGTGGAAGCGATGGGCATCGAGGTGGTCGTGATCCGGCACGCCGCATCGGGTTCGGCGGCCTTCCTCGCGGAGCGGATCCCGTCGGCCGTGATCAACGCCGGCGACGGGGCGCACGAGCATCCCACGCAGGCCCTGCTCGACCTGATGACGCTGCGGGAGCACTTCGGGCGGATCGACGGGCTGAAGGTCTGTCTGGTGGGGGACGTGCTCCATTCGCGGGTGGCCCGCAGCAACGTCTTCGGGCTGCGCACGCTCGGGGCCGAGGTGGCGGTGTGCGGTCCGCCCACCCTGGTACCCGCCGCCTTCGAGACGCTGGGCGCCCGTCGCTTCCTGCGGCTGGAGGAGGCCATCGAGTGGGCGGACGCCCTCAACGTGCTCCGGCTCCAGCAGGAGCGCATGACCGCCGGCTATGTCCCCAGCCTGCGGGAATACCATCGGATCTTCGGCATCACCGAGGAGCGCCTGGCCGTGGCCCCGCGCGAACTGCTCATCCTCCATCCCGGACCCATGAATCGCGGCGTCGAGATCGACTCCACCGTGGCCGACGGCCCCCACTCCGTGATCCTGCGCCAGGTGACCAACGGCGTCGCGGTGCGGATGGCGGTCCTCTACCTGCTCACCGGCGGCGACCCCGCGCAGGCGGCCGCGCGGATCGGCCAGGCCCGGTCCGCGTGA
- a CDS encoding dihydroorotase produces the protein MSAPRPLLLRGGRVIDPSARLDAVLDVLLADGRVAALGEALEAPETALVQELGGKVVTPGLIDVHVHLREPGGEHKETLASGLAAAAAGGFTAVCAMPNTDPPLDDASSIRFVLERGARVRGARVYPVGALSRGRQGERLTDVGELVDAGAVGITDDGDPIMDSGLMRLALEYALTFGIPVADHAEDLGLARGGHMNDGAVATRLGLKGKPGASEEAHIYRDLLVAELTGGHIHLQHVSTARGVEAIREAKARGVHVTAEATPHHLLLTDEAVGLYDTNAKMNPPLRSAEDVAAVRRGLQDGTLDTLATDHAPHHRDEKDRTFDEAPFGIVGLETAVGLMLTHIVAEGVLDLPTLVERMSTQPARAFRLPGGTLDVGAPADVTVLDLEREWVVEPRTFRSRSRNTPFGGWSLKGRAVATIVGGDVVWSVE, from the coding sequence GTGAGCGCGCCTCGGCCCCTCCTGCTGCGCGGCGGGCGCGTCATCGACCCGTCCGCCCGGCTCGACGCCGTGCTGGACGTGCTCCTGGCGGACGGCCGCGTCGCGGCCCTCGGCGAAGCCCTGGAGGCGCCGGAGACGGCGCTCGTCCAGGAGTTGGGCGGCAAGGTCGTCACTCCCGGCCTGATCGACGTGCACGTGCACCTGCGCGAGCCCGGCGGCGAGCACAAGGAGACCCTCGCCTCCGGCCTGGCGGCGGCGGCGGCGGGCGGCTTCACCGCGGTGTGCGCGATGCCCAACACGGACCCGCCGCTGGACGACGCCTCCTCCATCCGCTTCGTGCTGGAGCGTGGCGCGCGCGTGCGCGGCGCCCGGGTGTACCCCGTCGGCGCCCTGTCCCGGGGCCGCCAGGGGGAGCGCCTGACCGATGTCGGGGAGCTCGTCGATGCGGGCGCGGTCGGCATCACGGACGATGGGGATCCCATCATGGACTCGGGGCTGATGCGGCTGGCGCTCGAATACGCGCTGACGTTCGGGATCCCGGTCGCGGACCATGCCGAGGACCTGGGCCTCGCCCGGGGCGGGCATATGAACGACGGTGCCGTCGCCACCCGCCTGGGCCTCAAGGGCAAGCCCGGCGCCTCCGAGGAGGCGCACATCTACCGGGACCTCCTCGTGGCCGAGCTGACCGGCGGGCACATCCACCTCCAGCACGTCTCGACGGCGCGCGGGGTCGAGGCCATCCGCGAGGCCAAGGCCCGGGGCGTCCACGTGACGGCGGAGGCCACCCCGCACCACCTGCTGTTGACGGACGAGGCGGTCGGGCTCTACGACACCAATGCCAAGATGAACCCGCCGCTGCGGAGCGCGGAGGACGTGGCGGCCGTGCGCAGGGGACTGCAGGACGGGACGCTCGACACCCTGGCGACCGACCACGCGCCCCACCACCGCGACGAGAAGGACCGGACGTTCGACGAGGCCCCGTTCGGGATCGTGGGTCTGGAGACGGCCGTGGGGCTCATGCTGACGCACATCGTGGCCGAAGGCGTCCTGGACCTGCCCACGCTGGTGGAGCGGATGAGCACGCAGCCGGCGCGGGCCTTCCGGCTCCCGGGCGGGACGTTGGACGTGGGGGCGCCGGCCGACGTGACCGTGCTGGACCTGGAGCGGGAATGGGTGGTCGAGCCCAGGACCTTCCGCTCACGGAGCCGCAATACGCCGTTCGGCGGCTGGTCTCTGAAGGGACGGGCCGTCGCCACCATCGTGGGTGGCGACGTGGTCTGGTCCGTGGAATGA
- the rpsT gene encoding 30S ribosomal protein S20, which translates to MPNIKSAKRRMRTSQKAQERNRAAKSKLRTAMKRVLQATDSEQGGTRLREASALLDRAASRRLLHPNKVSRYKSRLARHVAALG; encoded by the coding sequence ATGCCGAACATCAAGAGCGCCAAGCGGCGCATGCGGACCAGCCAGAAGGCCCAGGAGCGCAACCGCGCCGCCAAGTCCAAGCTGCGCACTGCCATGAAGCGGGTCCTCCAGGCCACCGACTCCGAGCAGGGCGGAACGCGCCTGCGTGAGGCGTCGGCCCTGCTCGACCGCGCGGCCAGCCGCCGCCTGCTGCACCCCAACAAGGTGTCGCGCTACAAGTCCCGCCTCGCGCGCCACGTCGCCGCCCTGGGCTGA
- a CDS encoding site-2 protease family protein produces the protein MTGVLVVAVLIASVVLHELAHAWVADREGDDTARRQGRITLNPISHLDPIGSVLVPLVLFTSTGGGSVFGWARPVPIVPSRFRDPVWSDIKVSLAGVAANLLLVPVAALVAIVAFRLEPLLGVAVADGLVLAAGLAIQINLTLALFNLLPIPPLDGSHVVYHLLPRKARPAYRSFGRYGILALMVLLLLVPGALDVVFTPVAFLTDLTHAFIRLWI, from the coding sequence GTGACCGGCGTCCTGGTCGTGGCCGTGCTGATCGCCTCCGTGGTCCTGCACGAGCTGGCCCATGCCTGGGTGGCCGACCGGGAGGGCGACGACACGGCCCGCCGCCAGGGCCGCATCACGCTCAACCCCATCTCCCACCTGGACCCGATCGGCTCCGTGCTGGTGCCTCTGGTGCTGTTCACCAGCACGGGGGGTGGCTCCGTCTTCGGGTGGGCCAGGCCCGTGCCCATCGTGCCGTCCCGGTTCCGCGACCCCGTCTGGAGCGACATCAAGGTCTCGCTGGCCGGGGTGGCGGCCAACCTGCTCCTGGTCCCCGTCGCGGCGCTGGTGGCCATCGTGGCCTTCCGACTCGAGCCGCTTCTGGGCGTGGCGGTCGCCGACGGGCTGGTGCTCGCGGCCGGGCTCGCCATCCAGATCAACCTCACGCTGGCCTTGTTCAACCTGCTGCCCATCCCGCCCCTCGACGGATCCCACGTCGTGTATCACCTTCTTCCCCGGAAGGCGCGGCCGGCGTACCGGTCCTTCGGACGCTACGGCATCCTCGCGCTCATGGTCCTCCTGCTGCTCGTTCCCGGCGCGCTGGACGTCGTGTTCACGCCCGTCGCGTTCCTGACCGACTTGACGCACGCCTTCATCCGCCTCTGGATCTGA
- a CDS encoding segregation/condensation protein A yields the protein MEQTPVPTPVDAAQLLVVDLERFHGPLDLLLHLIRQQDIDIFDIPISRITQQFLAAIKTIDASDLENAGEFLEMAATLVRIKAQMLLPRHGDDEDDDPRAELVRRLLEYEQIREIAGRLVNAEAERSRRRAKGYIETRPPRPIVETELETTWDEVFKAALKVELPEAVPVHEHRVTLRPVAIEEKVDLILDTLRSETRVRFSRLVGPWRERMHGVMTFLAGLELSKRRLVALRQLRPFSELWMYRQNDEDPVPRDIPLDEESTEAA from the coding sequence GTGGAACAGACGCCCGTCCCGACACCCGTGGACGCCGCCCAACTGCTCGTGGTGGATCTCGAGCGGTTCCACGGTCCGCTCGACCTGCTGCTGCACCTGATCCGGCAGCAGGATATCGACATCTTCGACATCCCCATCAGCCGCATCACCCAGCAGTTCCTCGCCGCCATCAAGACCATCGACGCGTCCGACCTCGAGAACGCGGGCGAGTTCCTGGAGATGGCCGCGACGCTCGTGCGCATCAAAGCGCAGATGCTGCTGCCGCGTCATGGAGACGACGAGGACGACGACCCGCGCGCCGAGCTGGTGCGGCGGCTGCTCGAGTACGAGCAGATCCGCGAGATCGCGGGTCGGCTGGTCAACGCGGAGGCCGAGCGCAGCCGGCGGCGAGCCAAGGGCTACATCGAGACCCGGCCCCCGCGACCGATCGTCGAGACGGAGCTCGAGACGACCTGGGACGAGGTCTTCAAGGCGGCGCTCAAGGTGGAGCTTCCCGAGGCCGTCCCCGTGCACGAGCATCGCGTCACGCTCCGCCCCGTGGCGATCGAGGAGAAGGTGGACCTGATCCTCGACACGCTGCGCAGCGAGACCCGCGTGCGCTTCAGCCGGCTCGTGGGTCCGTGGCGCGAGCGCATGCACGGCGTGATGACCTTCCTGGCCGGACTCGAGCTGTCGAAGCGTCGCCTGGTGGCGCTCCGCCAGCTGCGGCCCTTCAGCGAGCTCTGGATGTACCGTCAGAACGATGAGGACCCGGTGCCGCGCGACATCCCCCTCGACGAAGAATCCACGGAGGCCGCGTGA
- the scpB gene encoding SMC-Scp complex subunit ScpB — protein MKPAQIVEAVLFASDAPLSVADLVRADPELDEDIVEQAVVELRAEYDEAGRAFQILDIAGGYQILTRPEFAPYLERFDSVPRPNRLSGPALEALAIIAYRQPIGRIEMEYVRGVNSAGVIRTLQERGLIDVVGRSEGIGRPLLYGTTQKFLDHFGFSSLEELPRPEELPVVLRERVPLGIEEDGEPVDGPADIAPEEGPEGDRAAVSSEPEPDAEGEQPSALREYGEDPDTADQDEEAAVGDPFARAAGDGPAGEATDPWADTGAVAEDDRDDDEEDADEDDLDADEDDLDDDEDDFDDDEEDAFDDDEDAFDDDKDAFEDEDASDDETVRAARTARTDDAEGPLDDTGPLDPEGGFDEDPDEPRGESAQAGALASGAVTEDEAADLERG, from the coding sequence GTGAAGCCCGCACAGATCGTCGAAGCCGTGCTGTTCGCCAGCGACGCGCCGTTGAGCGTGGCGGACCTGGTGCGCGCGGACCCCGAGCTGGACGAGGACATCGTCGAGCAGGCCGTGGTGGAGCTGCGCGCCGAGTATGACGAAGCGGGACGCGCGTTCCAGATCCTCGACATCGCGGGTGGCTACCAGATCCTGACCCGACCCGAGTTCGCGCCCTACCTGGAGCGCTTCGACAGCGTCCCACGACCCAACCGGCTGTCCGGTCCCGCGCTGGAGGCGCTGGCCATCATCGCATACCGCCAGCCCATCGGCCGCATCGAGATGGAGTACGTGCGCGGCGTGAACTCGGCCGGCGTGATCCGCACCCTGCAGGAGCGTGGGCTCATCGACGTGGTGGGCCGCTCCGAGGGGATCGGGCGCCCTCTGCTGTACGGCACCACGCAGAAGTTCCTGGACCACTTCGGCTTCTCCTCGCTGGAGGAGCTGCCCCGGCCCGAGGAGCTGCCCGTGGTGTTGCGCGAGCGGGTGCCGCTGGGCATCGAAGAGGACGGTGAGCCGGTGGACGGCCCGGCCGACATCGCCCCCGAGGAGGGGCCCGAGGGGGATCGCGCGGCCGTGTCTTCCGAGCCCGAGCCCGACGCCGAAGGCGAGCAGCCCTCCGCGCTACGGGAATACGGCGAGGATCCCGACACCGCCGACCAGGACGAGGAGGCCGCGGTGGGCGACCCGTTCGCCCGGGCCGCGGGGGACGGCCCGGCCGGGGAGGCCACCGACCCCTGGGCGGACACCGGGGCCGTGGCCGAGGACGACCGTGACGACGACGAGGAGGACGCCGACGAGGACGACCTCGACGCCGACGAGGACGACCTCGACGACGACGAGGACGACTTCGACGACGACGAGGAGGACGCCTTCGACGACGACGAGGACGCCTTCGACGACGACAAGGACGCCTTCGAGGACGAGGACGCCTCCGACGACGAGACCGTGCGGGCCGCGCGGACCGCGCGGACCGACGACGCGGAGGGGCCGCTCGACGACACCGGTCCGCTGGACCCGGAGGGCGGGTTCGACGAGGACCCCGACGAGCCCCGGGGTGAGAGCGCGCAGGCCGGTGCCCTGGCGTCCGGTGCCGTGACGGAGGATGAGGCCGCAGACCTCGAACGCGGCTGA
- a CDS encoding pseudouridine synthase, producing MRPQTSNAAEPGARKTLRIQKFLSQAGVASRRAAEDLVRAGRVRLNGQVVTELGSRVDPERDRIEVDGRAVSAARTRWILLHKPPGYVTTAHDPQGRPTVFDLLPADAHGLRHVGRLDLDSEGLLLFSNEGDVVQGLLHPRFQIEREYEAWTRGVPDKATLTRLERGVALEDGPARARDVRLLGSERGRGHIRLVLTEGRKREVRRMLAAVGHPVERLRRVRFGPVRLGRLEAGAHRDLTPAERAGLAALLDGA from the coding sequence ATGAGGCCGCAGACCTCGAACGCGGCTGAACCGGGGGCACGCAAGACGTTGCGGATCCAGAAGTTCCTGTCCCAGGCCGGAGTGGCCTCCCGGCGCGCCGCCGAGGACCTCGTGCGGGCGGGCCGCGTCCGGCTGAACGGACAGGTCGTGACGGAGCTGGGCTCGCGCGTCGATCCGGAGCGCGACCGCATCGAGGTGGACGGCCGGGCGGTCTCTGCGGCCCGCACGCGTTGGATCCTGCTCCACAAGCCCCCGGGCTACGTCACCACCGCGCACGACCCGCAGGGGCGTCCGACCGTCTTCGACCTCCTCCCCGCGGACGCCCACGGCCTCCGGCACGTGGGTCGTCTCGACCTCGATTCGGAGGGTCTGCTCCTCTTCTCCAACGAGGGCGACGTGGTGCAGGGCCTGCTGCACCCCCGCTTCCAGATCGAGCGGGAGTACGAAGCCTGGACCCGCGGCGTGCCCGACAAGGCGACGCTGACCCGGCTCGAGCGCGGCGTGGCCCTGGAGGACGGTCCCGCGCGCGCGCGCGACGTGCGGCTGCTCGGCTCCGAGCGGGGCCGTGGACACATCCGCCTGGTGCTGACCGAAGGCCGGAAGCGCGAGGTGCGGCGCATGCTCGCCGCCGTGGGTCACCCGGTCGAGCGGCTGCGGCGCGTGCGCTTCGGACCCGTGCGGTTGGGCCGGCTGGAGGCCGGCGCGCACCGCGATCTCACCCCTGCTGAGCGCGCCGGTCTGGCGGCGCTCCTGGATGGCGCATGA